A single window of Dermacentor albipictus isolate Rhodes 1998 colony chromosome 1, USDA_Dalb.pri_finalv2, whole genome shotgun sequence DNA harbors:
- the LOC135911966 gene encoding uncharacterized protein — protein sequence MIKLPQLLETVPDLRHAMYADDITLWTRATNVGRQESSLQEPVDTIESYLRNCGLRYAPEKSKHLVLKARTRGRPPNYEEPDHSVTLNGTTIPKVDVMRILGLHIHKDESGAASLPRLERALSQLTQLVKRISSQRSGLKEQDTLRIIQALLTSRITYGTQYLALNNAEIEKLTIMIRKAIKVTLGLPAMASTSRLLKMGVHNTWQEFAEVHKNSQLE from the coding sequence atgatcaagctaccccaACTCCTCGAGACCGTACCcgatctgcgtcacgcgatgtatgctgatgacatcacgctctggaccagagctacgaacgttggaaggcaagaaagtagcttacaagaacccgtagacaccatcgaaagctatctccgaaactgcggcctccgctACGCCCCAGAAAAGTCTAAGCACCTCGTCCtaaaagcaagaacgagaggccggccacccaactacgaagagcccgACCACAGCGTCACCCTCAATGGGACAACAATTCCGAAAGTCGACGTcatgcgaatacttggactccacatccacaaagacgaatcgggagctgccagcctaccaAGACTAGAACGCGCCCTTTCGCAACTCACACAACTAGTCAAAAGaatctcaagccaaagaagcgggctcaaggagcaagacacgcTAAGAATAATACAAGCActgctcaccagccgcatcacatacggtaCGCAGTACCTGGCTTTGAACAacgctgaaatagaaaagctCACCATCATGATAAGAAAGGCAATCAAAGTCAccctgggactccccgccatggcctctacttcacgtctccttaagatgggcgtccacaacacgtggcaagagtTCGCCGAAgtgcacaagaacagccagctggaatGA